Proteins encoded together in one Planctopirus ephydatiae window:
- a CDS encoding ABC transporter ATP-binding protein, whose protein sequence is MIETTSAVLKIDHLVTQFRTENGYFTAVNGLTLNIGKGRILGLVGESGSGKSVTSLSIMRLLPESSARIAEGTITFLGKDLVRLPSRQMQELRGHDISMIFQEPGTSLNPVYKVGSQVAEVLLLHQQATSGNVMQRVIELFHEVGIPNPAERIHSYPHEMSGGQKQRVMIAMALACNPQLLIADEPTTALDVTIQAQILGLIRKLQQTRQMSVLFITHDLGVIAEIADDVAVMYRGKLVEQGPIEKIFTNPQHPYTRGLLACRPTLESQRKRLNTVADFMDVVENQATGEYTIVEKHANSERLVLAEKNARDRLFSPRSEVISLGYDVSAIPENRFIPEGTKPLLSVRDLQVHYPVRTGFLRRVTGQIKAVDGISFNVYRGQTLGLVGESGCGKTTTGRALMRLISFTGGEFDFNGIPWSQLSERNLRPHRRKLQIVFQDPYASLNPRMTVEAHLTEAMAVHQLGASKNDRRDMAAQLLVEVGLKEEHLPRYPHEFSGGQRQRICIARALAVEPEFIICDESVSALDVSVQAQVLNLLKDLQEKRGLTYIFISHDLSVVKFMSDMIAVMNQGRLVEYGPSELIYADPRDEYTRRLISAIPQVSEERLRQRIAAGNKETAL, encoded by the coding sequence TTGATTGAGACGACATCTGCAGTGTTGAAAATCGATCACCTCGTGACGCAGTTCCGTACAGAAAACGGCTACTTTACCGCAGTGAATGGTTTGACACTGAATATTGGAAAAGGGCGAATTCTCGGACTCGTGGGAGAATCTGGTTCAGGCAAGTCAGTCACTTCGCTCTCCATCATGCGGCTTTTGCCAGAAAGCAGCGCGAGGATTGCCGAGGGCACGATTACATTTCTTGGCAAAGATCTGGTGAGATTACCCTCGCGGCAGATGCAGGAACTGCGAGGCCATGACATCAGCATGATTTTTCAGGAGCCGGGGACATCCCTTAACCCGGTGTATAAGGTCGGAAGTCAGGTCGCTGAGGTATTGTTGCTTCACCAGCAGGCCACTTCCGGGAATGTCATGCAGCGAGTGATCGAGCTTTTTCATGAAGTGGGAATTCCTAATCCGGCTGAGCGAATTCACAGCTATCCTCACGAGATGTCTGGCGGCCAGAAACAGCGCGTGATGATTGCCATGGCGTTGGCTTGTAATCCCCAGTTGCTGATTGCCGATGAACCCACGACAGCGCTCGATGTCACAATACAGGCACAGATACTCGGGTTGATTCGAAAGTTGCAGCAGACACGGCAAATGTCTGTGTTATTCATTACTCACGACCTGGGTGTGATCGCAGAAATTGCGGATGATGTCGCCGTGATGTACCGAGGGAAACTGGTCGAGCAGGGGCCCATTGAAAAGATCTTCACGAATCCGCAGCATCCTTACACCCGAGGATTGCTGGCCTGCCGCCCGACGCTTGAGTCACAAAGGAAGCGGTTGAACACAGTGGCGGACTTTATGGACGTCGTGGAAAACCAGGCGACTGGTGAGTACACAATCGTGGAGAAGCATGCCAACAGCGAACGATTGGTACTTGCTGAGAAGAATGCACGGGATCGGTTGTTTTCTCCCAGGTCCGAAGTGATTTCGTTAGGCTACGATGTGTCAGCGATTCCTGAGAACCGATTTATTCCGGAAGGAACCAAGCCTCTATTATCGGTGCGTGATCTGCAGGTCCATTACCCTGTACGCACTGGTTTCCTGCGTCGGGTCACTGGGCAAATTAAAGCTGTGGATGGAATCAGTTTTAACGTGTATCGAGGCCAGACATTGGGGCTTGTCGGAGAATCGGGCTGTGGAAAAACCACTACCGGACGAGCCCTAATGCGCCTGATTTCGTTCACGGGTGGGGAGTTTGACTTTAATGGAATTCCCTGGAGCCAGCTTTCGGAGCGAAATTTAAGGCCTCATCGCCGCAAACTGCAGATTGTCTTTCAGGATCCTTACGCATCGCTGAATCCTCGCATGACCGTCGAGGCGCATTTGACTGAAGCGATGGCTGTGCATCAGCTTGGTGCCAGTAAAAATGACCGCCGCGACATGGCAGCACAATTGCTTGTCGAGGTGGGTCTCAAAGAAGAGCATCTGCCCAGGTATCCGCACGAATTTTCCGGTGGTCAAAGGCAACGGATTTGTATTGCCCGGGCACTGGCTGTGGAGCCGGAATTCATTATTTGCGATGAATCGGTGTCGGCACTCGATGTCTCGGTTCAGGCGCAGGTGCTCAATTTATTGAAAGATCTGCAGGAAAAGCGCGGGCTGACATATATCTTCATTAGTCACGATCTGAGCGTGGTGAAGTTCATGTCGGATATGATCGCCGTCATGAATCAAGGGCGTCTTGTGGAGTACGGCCCGTCAGAATTGATCTACGCTGATCCGCGGGATGAGTACACCAGGCGTCTCATCTCCGCGATCCCTCAGGTCTCTGAGGAAAGACTCAGGCAAAGGATTGCGGCTGGCAACAAAGAAACGGCTTTATAA